One genomic region from Pseudanabaena sp. FACHB-2040 encodes:
- a CDS encoding VUT family protein — MKRRHLINATIYILATLGANYTAAWFIPLPVFGQVAVGTFVFGVTFTQRDRLHVGGRRWVYGTIAIAALANVFMSALLAVPLRIILASFLAIMLAETADTEVYQRLIRYPWLIRVAGSNAVSVPLDTLLFTLVAFGGVLSTGEIIALLFGEVLTKYVIGGLVALWKEGKFVWQESKPG; from the coding sequence ATGAAGAGAAGACATCTGATTAACGCAACGATCTACATTCTGGCAACGCTGGGGGCTAACTATACGGCCGCCTGGTTCATTCCCCTGCCGGTTTTTGGCCAAGTGGCAGTGGGGACGTTTGTTTTCGGCGTTACCTTTACCCAACGGGATCGGCTACATGTTGGTGGACGGCGCTGGGTCTACGGCACGATTGCGATCGCAGCCCTAGCCAACGTCTTTATGAGTGCCCTGCTGGCGGTGCCGCTGCGCATCATTTTGGCCAGTTTCTTGGCGATTATGCTGGCCGAGACTGCCGATACTGAGGTGTACCAGAGGCTAATTCGCTATCCCTGGCTGATTCGGGTAGCGGGCAGCAATGCCGTGTCGGTGCCGCTTGATACGCTGCTGTTTACCCTAGTGGCCTTTGGCGGAGTGCTCTCTACAGGAGAAATCATTGCCCTACTGTTTGGCGAAGTGTTGACCAAGTACGTCATCGGTGGCTTGGTGGCCCTGTGGAAAGAAGGCAAGTTCGTCTGGCAGGAATCTAAGCCGGGTTGA
- a CDS encoding U32 family peptidase, whose translation MSLPSSLSDSVVLPHCPELLAPAGNWDCAKAAVENGADAIYFGLDRFNARMRAENFTEADLPALMAFLHSRGVKGYVTLNTLVFPHELREAEQYLRTMIAAGVDAVIVQDVGICQLIRHLSPDFPIHASTQMTVTSAAGVAFARDLGCQLVVLARECSLKEINKIQAQLADQEIALPLEVFVHGALCVAYSGQCLTSEALGGRSANRGECAQACRMTYDLIADGESVELGDRKYLLSPQDLSGLEVLPELVQTGVSCLKIEGRLKTPEYVANVTRVYRQALDRVTAAAPSVQSPASAAPKDVLNRGAEPYRPSPEERYQLEMAFSRGISTGWFEGIDNQALVHARFGKKRGVYLGEVTRVSSQGVSLRLAAPVKPGDGVVFDNGHPAAGEEGGRVYQVEQRGQESLLSFGRHDLNLSRIRTGDRVWKTSDPQLDRELRQTFAGEEPKFQRPIYIEVQGSAGEVMVAIARDSLGHIAQATSAIPLVAAHNQPLTTERLTQQLGRLGRTPFRLEALENRLDGDLMLPVSELNRLRRQLVEQLEELRSQPPRWQLNGEATLQQVLPKVTLPATSQQPALLALVRSRSQLEAALRSGVETIYCEFENPAIYRDTVQWFRANQVSQQQTVWVAPPRITKPLEQYILDQVRRSEADGYLIRNYDQLKNFSGERCVGDFSLNVANALTADYFKRRYGLERLTASYDLNVDQLEALLRSLPGGWLEITLHQHMPMFHMEHCVFCAFLSEGKDFRDCGRPCEQHEVKLRDRIGTEHILQADAGCRNTVFNGVAQTGAEYTQRLIEVGATHFRIEFLNETPQQVTQTLDRYRQLLSGNISGAQLWRALKLQSKLGVTRGPLDSKQAW comes from the coding sequence ATGTCATTACCGTCGAGCTTGTCAGATTCTGTCGTCTTACCCCATTGCCCCGAACTCCTTGCTCCGGCCGGCAACTGGGACTGCGCTAAAGCTGCCGTCGAAAACGGAGCTGATGCAATTTATTTTGGGTTGGATCGCTTCAATGCCCGAATGCGGGCCGAGAACTTTACAGAAGCCGACTTGCCTGCCTTGATGGCCTTTCTGCATAGTCGGGGCGTTAAAGGCTATGTCACGCTCAATACGCTGGTTTTTCCCCATGAGCTGAGGGAGGCCGAGCAGTATCTTCGGACTATGATTGCGGCGGGTGTGGATGCGGTCATTGTGCAAGATGTGGGAATTTGCCAGCTGATTCGCCACCTGTCTCCTGACTTTCCTATCCATGCTTCGACGCAAATGACTGTCACCAGCGCAGCTGGAGTGGCCTTTGCCCGCGATTTGGGCTGTCAGCTAGTGGTGCTGGCGCGTGAGTGCTCGCTTAAGGAAATTAACAAGATTCAGGCCCAACTGGCCGATCAAGAGATTGCGCTGCCGCTGGAGGTATTCGTGCATGGGGCACTCTGCGTGGCCTACTCTGGGCAGTGCCTTACGAGTGAAGCGCTGGGAGGGCGCTCGGCCAACCGGGGTGAGTGCGCCCAGGCCTGCCGCATGACCTACGACCTGATCGCTGATGGTGAGTCGGTGGAACTCGGCGATCGCAAATACCTCCTCAGCCCTCAAGATCTCTCAGGGCTGGAGGTGTTGCCGGAGCTGGTTCAAACTGGGGTGAGCTGTCTCAAGATTGAGGGTCGGCTGAAAACGCCTGAATATGTTGCCAACGTCACTCGCGTTTATCGGCAGGCCCTTGATCGGGTAACGGCCGCCGCGCCGTCAGTTCAAAGTCCAGCGTCTGCCGCCCCTAAGGATGTCTTGAATCGTGGTGCAGAACCCTATAGACCTTCCCCAGAGGAGCGCTACCAGCTGGAGATGGCGTTTTCTCGCGGCATTTCTACGGGCTGGTTTGAAGGGATTGACAACCAGGCGCTGGTGCATGCCCGCTTTGGTAAAAAGCGAGGTGTTTATCTAGGCGAAGTTACCCGCGTTTCTAGCCAGGGGGTGTCCCTGCGCTTAGCCGCCCCGGTCAAGCCGGGAGATGGCGTTGTTTTTGACAACGGTCATCCTGCTGCTGGGGAGGAGGGCGGCAGGGTCTACCAGGTTGAGCAGCGAGGCCAGGAGAGCCTGCTTAGTTTTGGCCGCCACGATCTAAATTTAAGCCGCATTCGCACCGGCGATCGGGTTTGGAAAACGAGCGATCCTCAGCTGGATCGGGAACTGCGCCAGACTTTTGCCGGAGAGGAGCCTAAGTTTCAGCGGCCCATTTACATTGAGGTGCAGGGCAGTGCCGGGGAGGTGATGGTTGCGATCGCACGCGATTCCCTCGGCCATATCGCTCAAGCCACGTCAGCCATCCCTCTAGTAGCCGCCCATAATCAGCCCCTTACCACGGAGCGCTTGACCCAACAGTTGGGCCGTCTAGGCCGCACCCCCTTCCGGTTAGAGGCTCTGGAGAATCGCCTGGACGGTGACCTGATGCTGCCGGTGAGCGAACTCAATCGGCTGCGGCGGCAGCTAGTGGAGCAGCTGGAAGAGTTGCGATCGCAACCGCCTCGCTGGCAGCTCAATGGTGAGGCTACTCTTCAGCAGGTGTTGCCCAAAGTAACCCTACCAGCCACTTCTCAGCAGCCGGCATTGTTGGCGCTGGTGCGGAGCCGTTCTCAGCTAGAGGCCGCACTCAGGTCTGGGGTTGAAACGATCTACTGCGAATTTGAGAATCCAGCTATCTACCGCGACACGGTGCAGTGGTTTCGGGCCAACCAAGTGTCGCAGCAGCAGACGGTGTGGGTAGCGCCGCCCCGCATTACCAAGCCGCTAGAGCAGTACATACTCGATCAGGTGCGTCGCTCTGAGGCCGATGGCTACCTGATCCGCAACTATGATCAGCTCAAGAATTTTTCCGGGGAGCGCTGTGTAGGCGACTTTTCCCTCAACGTAGCCAATGCCCTGACTGCCGATTACTTCAAGCGCCGCTATGGGCTGGAGCGCCTCACCGCCTCCTACGACCTCAATGTGGATCAGCTAGAGGCGCTGTTGCGATCGCTGCCCGGCGGCTGGCTAGAAATTACGCTGCACCAGCACATGCCTATGTTCCACATGGAGCACTGCGTTTTCTGCGCCTTTCTCTCGGAGGGCAAAGACTTCCGCGACTGCGGCCGCCCTTGCGAGCAGCACGAGGTGAAGCTGCGCGATCGCATCGGCACCGAGCACATTCTGCAGGCCGATGCGGGCTGCCGCAACACAGTTTTTAACGGGGTAGCTCAAACTGGTGCAGAGTACACCCAGCGGTTGATTGAGGTGGGTGCAACTCACTTCCGCATCGAGTTTCTCAATGAAACGCCTCAGCAGGTGACGCAAACCCTGGATCGCTACCGGCAGCTGCTCAGCGGCAACATCAGCGGGGCGCAGCTCTGGCGGGCGCTGAAGCTGCAAAGCAAGCTCGGCGTTACACGCGGCCCCCTAGATTCCAAGCAAGCCTGGTAA
- a CDS encoding phosphoribulokinase has protein sequence MASRPIVLGIVGDSAAGKTTLTRGIAQILGEDEVTTICTDDYHKFDRQQRKEMGISALHPDCNYLDIIQQHLGLLRTGQPILKPIYNHSSGCFDAPEYIKPKRFVIVEGLLGYSTRGSRDAYDVKVYLAPPEELRHTWKIKRDTRKRGYTEEQVMEQIRAREEDSEAFIRPQRQWADAVISFYPSSDNGSNDDLLLNAQLVLRPTIPHPDFTHILGGEGSHLGDAIRLELDRDMGKPVDVLEIDGHATEEQVQELERMLCNEIPYLGKFCSLEGNRNIGKVVGTTGETLQSYPLALTQLLITYHMMKAANIYQ, from the coding sequence ATGGCTAGTCGTCCAATCGTCCTTGGTATCGTGGGGGACAGTGCCGCTGGAAAAACTACCCTCACCCGCGGCATCGCTCAAATCCTCGGTGAAGATGAAGTCACCACCATTTGTACAGACGACTACCACAAGTTTGACCGCCAACAGCGTAAGGAAATGGGCATTTCAGCCCTACATCCCGACTGCAACTACCTCGATATTATTCAGCAGCATCTCGGCCTATTGCGCACAGGGCAGCCCATTCTCAAGCCCATCTACAACCACAGCTCTGGCTGTTTTGACGCGCCAGAATACATCAAGCCCAAGCGTTTTGTCATTGTTGAAGGGCTTTTGGGCTACTCTACCCGGGGCTCTCGAGATGCCTACGACGTTAAGGTTTATCTAGCACCACCCGAAGAGCTACGCCACACCTGGAAGATCAAGCGCGACACTCGCAAGCGAGGCTACACCGAAGAGCAGGTTATGGAGCAAATTCGGGCACGGGAAGAAGATTCAGAAGCTTTCATTCGGCCTCAGCGCCAGTGGGCCGATGCCGTCATTTCCTTCTACCCTTCGAGCGACAACGGCAGCAACGATGACCTACTGCTCAATGCTCAGCTAGTGCTGCGGCCTACCATCCCACATCCCGACTTTACCCACATTTTGGGTGGCGAGGGAAGCCATTTGGGCGACGCTATTCGCCTAGAGCTAGACCGGGATATGGGCAAACCTGTAGATGTCTTAGAAATTGACGGACACGCCACTGAGGAGCAGGTACAGGAGCTAGAACGAATGCTGTGCAACGAAATTCCCTACCTCGGTAAGTTTTGTAGTTTAGAGGGCAACCGCAACATCGGTAAGGTCGTAGGCACTACCGGGGAAACTTTGCAGAGCTACCCTCTGGCCCTAACCCAGCTGCTAATCACCTATCACATGATGAAAGCAGCCAATATTTATCAGTAG
- a CDS encoding response regulator: protein MLDRFKIGSRIGGSFALGLLLLSAIGIASYRTTSSLITNSIDERETYETLRHLNALEAAVASAESGQRGYLISGQPIYLNPYNDALRTTDERLQRLQQLLIDNPDAQAQMVELTATIEARLSRLQQGIQLFDSQGFEAAQQFTRTGEGQRLMEEIRALIDEIRTAERELLAQRSERSQMAAQQTLNTITYGIPASFIILSLVGLWLSRNIARPLHQLSDTAERIAEGDLTASLPVNASLDESGVLTRSFNQMVTNLRETIQKNEEQRWLKGNLAELSQTLQGQRNLEAVAEVFLTKLAPLVEAQQGVFYVMDDDETPPLLKLLGSYAYQERKHLSNQFRPGEGLVGQCALEKQRILLTQVPGDYIRISSGLGEAPPLNIVVLPLLFETEVRGVVELASFHRFSDLQLTLLQEASDLTGVMMNAIAAYLRTQELLKESQTLTEELRHQQGELMHSNQLLEERTESLQESELLLQQQQEELQQSNEELQQLNEELEEKAELLESQKQQVERKNEEIERARQALEEQAHQLALSSKYKSEFLANMSHELRTPLNSLLILAKLLSENGEGNLTSKQVEYSRTIHSAGNDLLSLINDILDLAKIESGTMTVSIEAVSLAALKTDLERTFQEVALTKGLSFNVALEDPLPATLSTDPKRLQQILKNLLSNALKFTDQGGVAVHIRQAPNHQLAFIVNDTGIGIPQDKQRVIFEAFQQADGTTSRKYGGTGLGLSISLELARLLGGSIELSSELGEGSTFTLILPEQFESSPDGSSETNPVVVTQHFPYRPLPPEAEVGPLVRSLPLPASDIADDRDNLQPGDQVLLVIEDDTNFAQILMEMAQRQSFKVLIASQGQTGLMLAKQFVPDAITLDLHLPDMQGWAVLDQLKREVATRHIPIHILTVDDQQQREFQMGAIAHIQKPVSPEVLTHTLVEIKRFIERQVRHLLVIEDDPVQAQSIIELIGGGDVVSQAVSSGAAALEALKNQAFDCVVLDLGLPDMSGFDLIEKIKQASFLATLPIVVYTGKELTEAEETRLRRLAETIIVKDVRSPERLLDETALFLHRVQANLPQSKQQILERLHQSDPVLAGKRVLIVDDDVRNIFALTSLLEQYSMEILFAENGQAGLEMLQAHPDINLVLMDVMMPGMDGYEATRAIRQQERFRSLPIITLTAKAMQGDREKCIEAGASDYIPKPVDTEQLLSLLRLWLYR, encoded by the coding sequence ATGTTAGACCGCTTCAAAATTGGCTCCCGCATCGGCGGCAGTTTTGCCCTAGGACTGCTGCTGTTATCCGCCATTGGGATTGCCTCTTACCGAACCACCAGCAGTCTGATTACCAACTCTATCGACGAGCGCGAAACCTACGAAACACTACGGCACCTAAATGCGCTGGAAGCGGCGGTTGCCAGTGCAGAGAGTGGGCAGCGGGGCTACCTGATTTCCGGGCAACCAATCTATTTAAATCCTTATAACGATGCCCTGCGAACCACTGATGAGCGGCTGCAGCGGCTGCAGCAGCTGCTCATAGATAACCCTGATGCACAAGCTCAAATGGTAGAGCTTACCGCAACTATTGAGGCTCGTCTGTCTCGCCTACAGCAAGGTATTCAGCTCTTCGACAGCCAGGGCTTTGAGGCTGCCCAGCAGTTTACGCGGACGGGCGAAGGGCAGCGGCTCATGGAGGAGATTCGGGCTCTTATTGATGAGATTCGCACCGCTGAGCGAGAGCTTCTAGCGCAGCGTTCCGAGCGGTCTCAGATGGCAGCTCAGCAAACGCTAAATACAATTACCTACGGCATTCCGGCTTCTTTTATCATTCTGTCGCTGGTAGGGCTTTGGCTCTCGCGCAACATTGCTCGCCCGCTGCACCAGCTGTCCGATACCGCCGAACGCATTGCTGAGGGTGACCTAACGGCAAGCCTGCCGGTCAACGCCTCACTGGATGAATCGGGCGTGTTGACCCGCAGCTTCAACCAGATGGTGACAAACCTGCGGGAAACCATTCAAAAGAATGAGGAGCAGCGCTGGCTGAAGGGAAACCTAGCTGAGCTTTCTCAAACGTTGCAGGGACAGCGCAATCTAGAGGCGGTTGCAGAGGTCTTTTTGACTAAGCTGGCCCCGCTGGTGGAGGCTCAACAGGGGGTTTTTTATGTCATGGATGACGATGAAACTCCGCCTTTGCTGAAGCTGCTGGGCAGCTATGCCTATCAGGAGCGTAAGCACTTGTCCAACCAGTTTCGGCCAGGGGAAGGGCTGGTGGGTCAGTGTGCTCTGGAAAAACAGCGGATCTTGCTAACGCAGGTGCCGGGAGACTATATTCGCATCAGTTCAGGCTTAGGGGAAGCGCCACCACTCAATATTGTGGTGCTGCCGCTGCTGTTTGAAACTGAAGTTAGGGGCGTGGTCGAGCTGGCCTCTTTCCATCGTTTTAGTGATCTGCAGCTGACGCTTCTGCAAGAGGCTAGCGACTTGACTGGGGTGATGATGAATGCGATCGCAGCCTACCTACGCACCCAGGAGCTGTTGAAAGAGTCGCAAACGCTGACCGAGGAATTGCGCCATCAGCAGGGAGAGCTGATGCATAGCAACCAACTGCTGGAAGAGAGAACCGAGTCTCTGCAGGAGTCCGAACTCCTACTACAGCAGCAGCAGGAAGAACTGCAGCAGTCTAACGAAGAGCTGCAGCAGCTCAATGAGGAGTTAGAGGAAAAAGCAGAACTGCTAGAGTCGCAAAAGCAGCAGGTTGAGCGCAAAAACGAAGAGATCGAGCGAGCCCGCCAGGCACTAGAAGAGCAGGCTCACCAGCTAGCCCTATCCTCAAAATACAAGTCTGAGTTTTTGGCCAACATGTCCCATGAGCTGCGAACGCCGCTCAACAGCCTGCTAATCCTAGCCAAACTGCTGAGTGAAAACGGCGAGGGCAACCTCACCAGTAAACAGGTGGAGTATAGTCGCACCATCCACTCTGCCGGCAACGATCTGCTCTCGCTGATCAACGACATTCTCGATTTGGCTAAAATCGAGTCGGGCACGATGACCGTCTCAATCGAAGCCGTCTCGTTGGCTGCCCTTAAAACCGACCTGGAGCGCACATTTCAGGAAGTAGCGCTGACCAAGGGATTGAGCTTTAATGTTGCCCTAGAAGATCCTCTTCCAGCAACCCTCTCCACCGACCCCAAACGGCTGCAGCAAATCCTCAAGAATCTGCTGTCTAACGCTTTAAAGTTTACAGACCAGGGGGGGGTAGCGGTCCATATTCGGCAAGCACCGAATCACCAGTTGGCCTTTATTGTCAACGACACCGGCATTGGCATTCCCCAAGATAAGCAGCGGGTCATTTTTGAGGCATTTCAGCAGGCTGACGGCACCACCAGCCGCAAATATGGCGGCACTGGGCTGGGGCTATCGATCAGCCTGGAGCTAGCCCGGCTGTTGGGCGGCAGCATTGAGCTGAGCAGCGAACTGGGCGAGGGCAGTACGTTTACGCTGATCTTGCCAGAGCAGTTTGAGAGCAGCCCCGATGGGTCTAGCGAGACTAACCCCGTTGTAGTGACTCAGCACTTCCCATATCGCCCTCTGCCCCCCGAAGCCGAAGTCGGTCCCCTGGTGCGATCGCTGCCGCTGCCGGCCAGCGACATTGCAGACGACCGGGACAACCTGCAGCCGGGTGACCAAGTGCTGCTGGTCATTGAAGACGACACCAACTTTGCTCAAATCTTGATGGAAATGGCTCAGCGACAGAGCTTTAAGGTCTTGATTGCTTCCCAGGGGCAAACCGGCCTGATGCTGGCCAAGCAGTTTGTCCCCGATGCGATTACCCTCGACCTGCACCTGCCCGACATGCAGGGATGGGCTGTGCTAGATCAGCTCAAGCGAGAGGTTGCCACCCGTCATATTCCCATCCACATCCTGACTGTTGACGACCAGCAGCAGCGGGAATTTCAGATGGGAGCCATTGCCCACATTCAAAAACCAGTTTCGCCGGAGGTGCTGACCCACACCCTAGTCGAAATCAAGCGCTTTATTGAGCGCCAGGTGAGGCACCTGCTGGTGATTGAAGATGACCCTGTGCAGGCCCAAAGCATTATTGAGCTGATTGGCGGTGGTGATGTAGTTAGCCAGGCCGTTAGCAGCGGCGCTGCCGCCCTAGAGGCCCTCAAAAATCAGGCCTTTGACTGCGTGGTGCTGGACTTGGGCCTGCCCGATATGAGCGGGTTTGACCTGATCGAGAAGATCAAGCAAGCGTCGTTTCTGGCGACCCTGCCGATTGTGGTCTACACCGGTAAGGAGCTAACTGAGGCAGAAGAGACGCGGCTGCGACGGCTAGCCGAGACCATTATTGTCAAAGATGTGCGATCGCCCGAGCGGCTGCTCGATGAAACAGCCCTGTTCCTGCACCGGGTGCAGGCCAACCTGCCGCAGTCGAAGCAGCAGATTCTAGAGCGTCTGCACCAGAGCGACCCCGTTTTGGCTGGCAAACGGGTGCTGATTGTAGACGATGACGTGCGCAACATCTTCGCCCTCACAAGTCTGTTAGAGCAGTACAGCATGGAGATACTGTTTGCTGAGAATGGTCAGGCAGGCCTAGAAATGCTGCAGGCCCACCCCGATATCAATCTTGTGCTAATGGACGTGATGATGCCGGGAATGGACGGCTATGAAGCGACCCGCGCCATCCGGCAGCAGGAGCGGTTTCGGTCGCTCCCAATTATCACCCTCACGGCCAAGGCCATGCAGGGCGATCGGGAAAAGTGCATCGAAGCAGGCGCATCAGACTACATTCCCAAACCCGTAGACACCGAACAGCTGCTCTCTCTGCTGCGCCTCTGGCTATACCGTTAG
- a CDS encoding protein-glutamate O-methyltransferase CheR, translating into MVLEKSVLGPEDVEVRLLVDRVYQLYGYDFRNYAAASLKRRVRNFLRTEGLSSISELQRSVLQDRACVERLLLGLTVNTTAMFRDPSFYVAFREQVVPILRTYPFIRIWHAGCSTGQEVYSMAILLQEAGIYHRCRIYATDTNEQVLQAARNGIYPQSQMQEYTQLYLKAGGSRSFSEYYTASHGSAILRPTLRQHIVFGMHNLVTDGSFNEFNVILCRNVLIYFNQGLQNQVHKLFYNSLCKFGILGLGKQETLRFTAYEHQYEPLVRAEKLYRRRD; encoded by the coding sequence ATGGTGTTAGAAAAGTCGGTGTTAGGCCCAGAAGATGTTGAAGTGCGGCTGCTGGTAGATCGAGTTTACCAGCTCTATGGCTATGACTTTCGCAACTATGCCGCTGCCTCGCTAAAGCGCCGGGTCCGAAATTTTCTGCGAACAGAGGGGCTATCTTCTATCTCGGAGCTGCAGAGAAGTGTGCTTCAGGATCGGGCCTGTGTAGAGCGGCTGCTGTTGGGCCTAACTGTCAACACCACCGCTATGTTCCGCGACCCTAGCTTCTATGTTGCGTTTCGAGAGCAGGTAGTGCCCATTTTGCGAACCTATCCCTTCATTCGCATTTGGCATGCGGGCTGCTCGACGGGGCAAGAGGTCTATTCAATGGCAATCTTGTTGCAGGAGGCAGGGATCTACCACCGCTGCCGCATCTACGCCACAGATACCAACGAGCAGGTGCTGCAGGCCGCCCGCAACGGGATCTACCCTCAAAGCCAAATGCAGGAGTACACCCAGCTTTATCTCAAGGCAGGGGGTAGTCGCTCCTTTTCTGAGTACTATACGGCCAGCCACGGCAGCGCTATTCTACGACCAACTCTGCGGCAGCATATTGTATTTGGGATGCACAATCTGGTCACTGATGGCTCCTTTAACGAGTTCAACGTGATTCTCTGCCGCAATGTGTTGATCTATTTTAATCAGGGGCTGCAAAACCAGGTCCACAAGCTGTTTTACAATAGCCTCTGTAAATTCGGCATCTTAGGGCTGGGCAAGCAGGAAACCTTGAGATTTACTGCCTACGAGCACCAGTATGAGCCTTTGGTCAGGGCTGAGAAACTTTACCGGAGACGCGATTAG
- a CDS encoding chemotaxis protein CheB, translating to MAFELVAVGTSLGGLSALKNVLRSLPRDFPAAIAIVQHRHKESDTALTAFLQQFTPLPVGEVEDKTQILPGHVYMAPANYHLLVEPGYFSLSTDEPVSYARPSIDVLLESAADAYGKRLIGVLLTGANQDGVQGLAAVKARGGATIVQSPETAESPVLPRAAIATVSVDQVLPLSDIAAHLIHLCSPAGR from the coding sequence GTGGCCTTTGAGCTGGTGGCGGTGGGTACTTCTCTGGGAGGATTATCAGCTCTTAAGAATGTGCTAAGAAGTTTACCGAGGGATTTTCCAGCCGCGATCGCAATTGTTCAGCACCGTCACAAAGAATCTGACACAGCTTTGACTGCCTTTTTGCAACAGTTCACTCCGTTACCCGTTGGCGAAGTCGAAGACAAAACCCAAATTTTGCCCGGACATGTCTATATGGCCCCTGCTAACTACCACCTGCTGGTAGAGCCGGGGTACTTTTCCCTATCTACGGATGAGCCTGTTTCCTATGCCCGTCCCTCAATTGACGTGCTGCTAGAATCGGCTGCCGATGCCTACGGTAAGCGGCTCATTGGCGTATTGCTAACTGGAGCCAATCAGGACGGGGTGCAGGGGCTGGCCGCCGTCAAAGCGCGGGGAGGCGCTACCATTGTGCAGTCCCCTGAAACGGCAGAGTCTCCTGTTTTGCCTCGGGCTGCGATCGCAACCGTTTCTGTCGATCAGGTTCTGCCACTATCTGATATTGCAGCCCACCTGATTCACCTCTGTAGTCCGGCAGGAAGGTAG